aatcatgcaaatcttatgaataagtgggtgaaaagcttgataaaaccactcaattaaatataatataaaccatgaaatagtagtttatcagcGGGTCAAAAACCGACGGATGAGCTTATTATCTgtactagggctagacatgcatcatacctGTTTGCACATATCTCTTGTGTGTTTTGAATTCGTTCTTGTGGTTGTATGCTATATTGCTGTTtgcttttgtttcttgtttgccTATGTTCTTTTGTTGTGGTCGGTTTGATTTGGGACACACATCCGTTATATAAAAAGCAAATTAACTTGTTTAACCCCGACTCTACTAAGAACTCTCCAGTTTTTATCCCCTATCTTCCTATCCCGCTTCAGATGGAGACATGTTTCATCTTCTATGAGCTCGTATGTAGTGGCCATGAAGTCTCGAGTCCATAAGTACGTAGTTAAAGATCATCCTTTTCAGCACCTGCTAGCTTCACCTCTCTTTGATCCTGTTGCACTATATGCTTTTTCGCTATCTTAGTTGCATTCCGATTTGTCCATCCTCCTTTTGATCACATGCATTGAGGTCATGTTCCAGCACAGCAGGATGGTCAAGTAATATCTGAGCCTGGCCCTATCGCTAATGACTACATCCCTGAGTCTCCTCCAGTAGGCTTGGATATGTCAATAGAGTCTCTTTTTACTCCTTCCTTTGACCATTTCACCATAGAGCCTATCGAAACTTCCGCCGCAGCTTCTGGTCAGTCTTCAGCAGTTGAGCAAATTTCTCCTATTAGTACAGTTTCTACAAGAGACAGCAGTGATGATAGTCCCCAAAGTACATCAGAAGTCATCATTATTTCTGACAATGAGGACATCGAGGAGATAAAAATTGTGGATCTGACTTCTGAGGACAATGAGGATCTTGAGATGGATATAGAGATCTTGGAGTTGATTTCTGATAGCGATTTGGTAGCGACATCAGCATCTTCTTTTGGCAGCTCTCCGATTTAATGTTTCTTTTGTCTTAGtctctcagttttattttttgagaTAAGGTTAAAAGACTATGCTAGTTTGGACGTCAGATTAGGGGCTTCTTATATGGGCCAAACTCTGAAGAAATTTTGAGTTACATACTATCCTGTTTTTGTATGTATCTGTTTATCCTTTTAGTTTGTATAATCTCGCATTTCTTCTTATTTGCAAGCTATCTTTAAGGAAggcttttttttataaaaaccaAGTTCCATTAACCCGTTTACAGGcttgatattattaataatagtgTCAGTATAGTTTTAAATTGATAACACTCGATGTTTCGATATGAACATGCCATACTAAAGGTATTATGTTTGGTAAAATATTAATACAAAGACATATACATTAAAGACATTAACACAAATTATTAATGTATACGTATTatgtttagtaaaatattaaacaagatacaataattttataaaaaagtatGTATTGTCttccataataattttttttaaacaaaaaaatcattcaTCATTATCATGGTTCTACCATCCTCTGCATTACCATAAATTTATCATTTCGTACACTTATCAAAAATcaataaacaaaaacaataaaaaaaatttgatgtcaATAACTCTAAAGAggggagaaataaaaaaataagaacattaatttaaaaaaaatcaaaaataaaaagagaaaaagaaaagaaaataacaaaagagaaaattttgATGGCACAACGTAGATNNNNNNNNNNNNNNNNNNNNNNNNNNNNNNNNNNNNNNNNNAAACTTGCCAAAAGAGAAATGCAACAAAGATGTAAGGTGAAACCGGAGTCGGAGGCAGAAGCAATCAAGGGAGGAAAGATGAGCCTAGATATAAGGAAGATGATGAGATAAAAAGAGGagacaaaagaagaaaaagaaaagaggagaaaaTAGTATGAATAGGAGGCAAGAAAAAATGAGCAAAAAAAGACAGTGTCAATggtgagagaaaaaaaaaggaggaagcaagaaagagagtgCTAATTATAAGAGGGAAGGAGATacgaaagaaaggaagaaagggtaaagttgaaaataaaaaaatgagaaaaaaattgtaaaattaatttatatctcAATCTCAAATTTTGTGCCAAATATACCACCGTGTCTTTTAAAAAGTTGTgttttaataatcaaatcatGGATATGTGTTATTATAGGTGGATCTATCCACTAACTAAACAGACTTTATGTGTGTAATGAGGCACAATTCTTTTAAGATATACAAACATACAATTacccataaaaaattatatttttgaattattatacAAGTACAAATAATTATGATTtagataattaatataaattattaattaaataaaattataattaattattaNNNNNNNNNNNNNNNNNNNNNNNNNNNNNNNNNNNNNNNNNNNNNNNNNNNNNNNNNNNNNNNNNNNNNNNNNNNNNNNNNNNNNNNNNNNNNNNNNNNNNNNNNNNNNNNNNNNNNNNNNNNNNNNNNNNNNNNNNNNNNNNNNNNNNNNNNNNNNNNNNNNNNNNTCCAAGCGCAATATAGAAGGCATTTATGATGGCTGCATTGGTGAAGCACCCTCTTTCCTAAGAGCACCcccttataataattaattatattaaatcataattaatattaattaaataattatatctctatttaattaataatttatattaattatttaaataatgattaattaaattataattaatttgttaataatgataataattaattagattaaataattaaaatgctaatatttatataattaaataattaaatcataattaatttattaattaatttttatgtttaaaatttaaaatgctaactacattattaaaattagtcgtTGCAAAATTAGCAGTTGAAAACTAGCCGTTACTATATTaccgttattattaataaattaatcttgTTACTCTATATATACCACTTACATACACTTCTACTCTCACACTTTCTTCtaatcttcttcatcttcttctaagTTTACGAAATCACAGTTCTgctgatattattttttgttcgaaaaaatggatccaaaccaacttaactctttttttttcaattatttataaAACTTTTCTCAAACTCCAAATACCCAACAATCTCAAACCACAAACTCTCAAGTTCCAAATCAAAACTTCACACTACCAAATATgtttcaaaatccaaatccacAATATCTtcctaatttcaattttcaagctCCTTACAATAATCAATTTCCTATATACCAaccacaaaatcaaaatttacaaacaccacatttttcattttcatccaTATTTAATTCCTCTATCAAAAATGTTACTCCAACATCTTTTTGGTTTCCAACTCAATTCAGTGCATCAAGACATAATTCATCTGGTGTTGGTGGCTCTTCTAATCCATCCTCTCAAACTCTGATACAATCTAGTCAAAATTCGCAATATTCAAATTTTGCAAACTCTCGTGGATTAGATGCTATCGACctcaatgatgatgatattgaagaTTAGAAGCAAGATAGTATTCAACACTGGCATTGGAAAGAGGATGAGACGTTAATCAGTACATGGTTAAATATTTCAACTGACCCTATAGTTGGTACCGATCAAAAGGGAGAACATTTTGGAGTTGAATTCACAGCTACTGTGTAGAATTTTGCTTCGACATGACAAGGGGGTAGTTGCATGTAAGAAACGATGGTATAAGATCAACAAGGCTGTTGCATAATTTGCCGGTTGCTACGATCAAGCTAGTCGAAACATAAGTAGTGGTTCGAATGCTGATGATATGAAGGAGTTGGCCTATAAATTTTATTCCAcaaattatagtaaaaaattcacttttgaGAGGCATTGGAACATGCTTTGTTTGGAGTAAAAATGGAGAAGCCAACTACCTACACCGAGTGAAAGCTCAAAGAGAACCAAGGTTAGTGCAACTGGAGGATACTCATCCTCATCAAACCCAGATAAACACGGGCAGACGAACCCGGTGTGGACTCTCCCATTCGTTCACAaggatcaaagaagagcaagcgAAAAAGGTAAAGAAAAAGCACAAATGTCTGAAGATCTTAGCGAAAAGAAATCATCGGTTGTTAAAAAACtatctctcatggaagatattaagaattttaaagaaaaagaactcatggatagggaaaaaaaagaggagaggGCACATAGAGCAAAAGTTATGGCAATGAAAGAGAAGGAGTTACAAATTCAAGCGGCAATAAAAGGACAAGAATTACAAACTCAAGCGacaatgaaagaacaagaattacaaACTCAGAGGTATATTAAAGAAATGGAGATAAAttcaaaagaaaggaaaatggaAAGGATGGCTAGGGAAAGGAAAATGGATATGCAAATACTTAATGCTGACACGTCTACAATGAGTGAAAAACGACAAGCTCTTCATGAGATTGCATGTGAGAAAATAATTGCAAAGTGGTTTACTTAATAGTTCCTTGTATTCGTAGAATTACgtagtatgttcttatttttattgcGTATTACTGTTATGTGATGTAGTCTGTTTTATTCATTTCGAATTTAACTTTTCAAATTAGTCAATATTATTGTTCCGTTATTGTTCATGAAAGTGACCGTTAAGTAACCGTTACAAAACTAGCCGTTAAGTAGTCGTTGCAAAACTATCCGTTAAGTAGACGTTGTAAAACTAGCCATTGAGAAGTAAGTACTTGTTACAGACATACTTATAAATATAAACTATCAATGACTCTGTAACTCCATTTCAACTCTTGTTTCTCACCTCGAAAGAGtactaaaaattacatttcaAGATATGGCTAGAAATTTTTGATGATATGTTTAATGAGGCTTTGTATGGCAAAAAAAGACGGCAAGATAACACAATCATAGATAATTGGATCGAAAGGTGTTTATTCGAAGATTCAGAAAAAGAAGATATCGATAGAAGTTCTATCCCAACACCTTGTAGATGGATCAACGGAGATTGAGAAGCAAGACATGATCGCCTTTTCCAAGTTTACTTTGCAGATGAACCCGTGTATAATGCTAACATTTTTCGACGGAGATTTCGAATGAGAAGCCATGTGTTCCTTCGGATAGTAGACGCTCTCTCAAACGTCTATCCGTATTTCCAACAGAGGGTTGATGCACCTGAAAGAAGAGGCTTGTCACCACTCCAAAAATGTACCGCTGCGATACGGATGTTAGCATATGGCGTAGCAGCTTATgccattgatgattatgtgtgCATAAGCAAGAGCACTACAATTGAATGCTtgaaaaaatttgttgaaagtTTCATTTTGGTGTTTGAGGATGAATACTTGTGAAAACTAAATCCAAATGATGTATGACGCCTGCTACAAATGACGGAGGATCGTGGCTTTCCTGACATGTTGGGTAGCATTGAATACATGCATTGGCAATCAAAAAATTGTCCAAAGGCGTAGAAAGGTATGCACATGAGCGGTTATCGTGGGGTTGCAACCATAGTACTTGAGGTTGTAGCATCTTCAGACCTTTGGATATGGCATGCATTCTTTAGAGTTTTTGGTTCAAATAACGATATCAACATGTTAGATCGTTCTCTAGTGCTCGATGATATTCTAAATGACCGTACTCCATAGGTAAATTATACTATTAATGGTAATAATTATACTATGGGGTACAATTTAGCAGATGGTATTTATCCTGAATGGGCCACATTTGTCAAATCAATATCAAAGCCACAAGGGGAGAAACGCAAGTTATTTGCACAATACTAAGAAGGGCAAAGAAAAGATATGAAGTGAGCATTCGGAGTGTTGCAAGCATGCTTTGCAATTATACGTGGTCTAGCTCGCttttggaaaaagaagaagcttgccaaCATAATGAGAACTTGTATTATATTGCATAATATGATTGTTGAGGATGAAAGAGACActtattcattcagaaaattttGCTCAAGACTTAGAGTATGATGATGTCGAAAATGGCTTATCACAACCTCATTTGAGAGAGTAAGATTTTGCACCATACCATCAATTTCTCCAAAGAAATACCTAACTTTGAAATAGGCAGCAGCATAGACAACTAGAAGAGGACTTGATTGAACACATATGGCAATTTCACAATGCTTGTCGTCAACTATAgagcttaattttatttttctttgcattaagtcattttacaaattagtgtaatcccaaattatatattgtgtattattgttatgtatgaatttatttaatattaatatcttttaatagtgaattatttttaaatttataaatttaaataatattattgaaaaaattaattacattaattttaagtattttaattaattaatttagtgggACCACAACGAGGACTAAAGTTAGTTCTtcctaatggagaagagagagatgctttgagttcctatttactTCTTATGACGCAAAAGCTGATGTTgagttactttttatgacaggTGGGCCATAAATAGGGACTGGAATGAGTTCCCTACTAGAAATGGTCGAGTAAACACCCAACCCGGTCCTTGTCTATTTTCACGAAGGACAAAGCGATTCCTGTCCAAAAAAAAGGGATATTTCGACcctcaacctttttattttgagaCAATATGATCCttctgttaaaaaattatttaaataataaaaaaattgattttgtgggagttttatttgtattttgtgagggttttaaacctccacaaactattaataagtttatttttaaaaaattccttCACCAATGGTGGTTAAGTGAAGAAAAACTATCAATCAAAATGATGCCACAAAAAAATAGTCATTGTAATACAAaactttttaaaagaaaaaaataatatcgaataagaaatgaaaaaagagaatttTAATGTTGATAATATTGGTATTAGTGATGATGACGGTAGAGgagataatgataatgataaatcaataaaaataatagaagtaggagccataataatgatgatgaagaaagTAATGGTAGTAGTGGTAGTAATTAGctatattattgaaaataattttgtgagagtttaaaacccccacaaaatacaaataaaatctccaaaaaactaatttttattattatttaaatatttcttttaacaGAAGGATCATattgtcccaaaataaaaaggttgaggGTCAAAgtgtcccttttttttacaAGAATCGCTTTGTTCTTCGTGAAAATGGACAAGGAACGGATTGGGTATTTACTCAGAAATAGTCTGATGCTCAAGTGTTAcctttttctaacaaaacagtaaATGAGGCCCAATTTATTGAACCCTTGGATTTGTTCTTAGAGCAACTTCAATAGTGTAAAAGTGAAGTCCTTTCTGACATACAAGAATTTTGAAGCACTTAAGTGAAAAAGAATTGAGTTCTTACACGGGAATCAGAAAAAAGAGTCGTCCCTTCCAATGATAACTTGCCATGTGACAAGTTacctttaaaataaataattatattaaattataattaattgaataattaaattaaattaatattaaatattatttctattgttatattaaattataattaattaaatttatttacataaaaaaattgattgaaCACATATGTCAATTTCACAATGCTTATAGTCAATATAGATTTCtattatgtttttctttatagtaagtaattttacaaattagtttAATCtcgaattatatattgtgtattattattatatatgaagttattaatttttttaatattaatatttttttaataatattattgtaaaaaataGTAACtagattaattttaattaattaattaagtggaaTCATAATagggactaaagttagttcttcctaatgaagaagagagagatgctTTGAATTCCTATAAAATGTTTATGACATAAAATTTGATGTgagttactttttatgacaTGTGGGTCATAAATAGGAATTGAAATGAATTCTCTATTGAAGATGATCTTATATCCATTCTCATATTCGATGGCTCTTTCTTCCATATCTGACACGATGTTCTTTTGCCCCCTCTTCTACATTTGAGACAACAATCTTCTTCTCTCACACTTCCAAATTGAAAGCAACACTAAATTTCTAACCTTCTGCcatggttttatttttttatgaatgcaTCGATGAAAAATTCATGCCTTGTTATATGTGTACGgtgtgtttgttttattttggtttCTTTCTGTCTTTGATTTGCTGTTACTTgagtttatgttttttttttcagttttgatTGTACTTAAAATAGACTAGCCTATGGTGTGGCTGATTTTTTTCGATATGAAAAACACATTGTTATTGTGCAATGAAATGGACATATGGACAAAACTTCCACTGATATAGTGTCAGCCCAAAACGTAGGTTACATTTTGCACTTGTCCCCcacattttgttttgttttggaaAATAAAGGAACGCAGCTTGCGTTTTGGATTTTggaagattttaaatttttttatttttgtttagcCCAAACACAGCCTGTGTTTTGTGATGGGCTATTTTTTTTGGAATAACATAACGCAGCTTGCATTTTGCTTTTTATGTcagcttttttttttgggagaTACAAAATGCAGGCTACATTTTTTGAGGTGtcagatttttttttggaaaaccaAAAATGCAAGTTGCATTTTGtgcaaaaaagatattttaatcaGGAAGCCTGCCTATAAATACGAAGCAAGACTCGCTCAAGTGGCTTCACTCCACTTCTACTCATCCTATTCTTCTTTCTTGCACATATGTTATAGTTCTTAGTTTCTTTGGCAGTTAGGTGTGTCCAAAAATTTGGATTAGGTGATGTTGAAGTTATGGAAAATATTGTAAATTTGCAAGTGTATTATAACGGTGAGGTTATACTAAACACACATGAAGGAGTGACTTTTGTTTGTGAATGTTTGTTGTCATTTGCTATTCCATGTACCATGAGTTTTGTCGAGTTACAAAATGGGTTTTGTAATAACATTCAAAGCCACATTTTAAAAAGGGTGAGCAACCTCTTATACAGGAATCTTGTGCAAGTATTTGGTGAGCTGATACAGTTTCAAATAATGCCTATCACTGACGATGCCAGTATGCAGCAGATGTTGGGTATTTATCAACAAACCCGATTTCATGTGCCGTTGATAGAACTGTACGTTGAATTTGAACAGCAGTCAAGGTTGGGCGCGGTCGGCAAGGAGGTCAATAACTCAATATTGATGAGTTGGGGGATATAGATTGGGAAGAAGATAATAATCACAGTGAAGAGGAGTTCGAAGTCAACTATGAAGTCGATGACGAAAATGATAACGGAGACTTGGCAGACAATCTGGCGGTGCAAAATGAAGCAGATGCGATTGTAGGCCAGCACCCGTTTGGTGTTCCGTCTTTTATACAGACTCTAGATCTCGAAGCCATGCATGCCCCGGTATTTTCTGAGTATGCGAATACGGGTATGTTATGACTATTAACACAAGTTTCctatattgtttattttattttctttgtctgaCTAATGGTGGTGCGCATGTCGTAGGTGAAAGCAACACTGCGGCAGAAGATGGCGAGTTTAGTGTCGAAATGGAATTTGGTTCGAGAGAGTCAGTGATATCTGCAATCAAAAGCTACACTATCTCTAGAGGAGTTGATTACAATGTGTATGAGTCTGAGCCGCAGACATTCTATGCGAAATGCAAGGGTTATAGTGCAGGGTGTGATTGGCTTATCCGAGCTAGCTTAATTTGAAAAAAGCTTGTTGGGAGATCAGGAGATACAATGAAAAGCACACGTGCACCATGGGAACGATTTCACAAGATCATGACAAGTTGGACTCAGACACAACTGCAGAGGCCATTAGGCCGTTGGTTGAAGCAGACCCGTCGA
This portion of the Arachis duranensis cultivar V14167 chromosome 6, aradu.V14167.gnm2.J7QH, whole genome shotgun sequence genome encodes:
- the LOC107493531 gene encoding uncharacterized protein LOC107493531, encoding MKEQELQTQRYIKEMEINSKERKMERMARERKMDMQILNADTSTMSEKRQALHEIAYEPVYNANIFRRRFRMRSHVFLRIVDALSNVYPYFQQRVDAPERRGLSPLQKCTAAIRMLAYGVAAYAIDDYVCISKSTTIECLKKFVESFILVFEDEYL